One stretch of Niallia sp. XMNu-256 DNA includes these proteins:
- a CDS encoding DUF1646 family protein gives MIGLFIILILVLFLPFTVKKVEHNLEVFLFIMGIAAAIVSGMMNMDLIEKALIDPIQITLAVLIAGLITKWAQVPLEKAILATSKALTPRIFLGLMVIVLGLASSIITAIIAAIILVIIVNVLPLERQSEIRITILACFSIGLGAALTPIGEPLSTIVVSKMGEDFGYLMGLIGPEVIPTVIVLGIISIFFVKTNPSSDTLTAENPAESYKEIIIRAAKIYLFVMGLTFLGHGFEPLIETYILGLSPALLYWINMISAVLDNATLAAAEVSPAMDGETIRAILLGLLIAGGMLIPGNIPNIIAAGKLNITSKEWAVFGLPVGIIIMALFFVILFVF, from the coding sequence ATGATTGGATTATTTATTATCTTAATTTTAGTACTATTTTTACCTTTTACCGTAAAAAAAGTCGAACACAACTTAGAAGTCTTCCTTTTTATTATGGGCATTGCGGCGGCTATTGTGAGCGGCATGATGAACATGGATTTAATAGAAAAGGCCTTGATTGATCCGATTCAAATCACATTAGCGGTTCTCATCGCAGGTTTAATTACAAAGTGGGCGCAAGTACCATTGGAAAAAGCAATCTTAGCGACCAGTAAGGCTCTAACCCCTCGAATCTTCCTCGGGTTAATGGTCATCGTGTTAGGGTTGGCTTCAAGCATTATTACGGCCATTATTGCCGCCATTATTCTTGTTATCATTGTGAATGTATTGCCGCTTGAACGCCAATCTGAAATTCGTATTACGATCTTAGCTTGTTTTTCGATTGGTTTAGGTGCTGCGTTAACACCGATTGGTGAGCCACTTTCAACCATTGTAGTTAGTAAAATGGGAGAGGACTTCGGGTATTTAATGGGACTGATTGGTCCTGAAGTCATTCCAACCGTCATTGTATTAGGAATTATTTCTATATTTTTTGTTAAGACAAACCCAAGTTCAGATACATTAACGGCCGAAAATCCTGCTGAGTCTTATAAAGAAATTATCATTCGCGCCGCGAAAATTTATCTATTTGTAATGGGGTTAACATTCTTAGGACACGGTTTCGAACCACTGATTGAGACATACATCCTTGGCTTAAGCCCAGCCCTATTGTATTGGATTAATATGATTTCGGCTGTTCTTGATAACGCAACCCTTGCTGCTGCAGAGGTTAGCCCGGCTATGGATGGCGAAACGATTCGCGCGATTCTTCTTGGTCTCTTGATTGCAGGCGGGATGTTGATTCCAGGAAACATTCCTAACATTATCGCTGCAGGCAAATTAAATATCACAAGTAAAGAATGGGCCGTCTTCGGTCTGCCAGTTGGAATCATTATTATGGCATTATTCTTTGTGATTTTGTTCGTATTTTAA
- the ssb gene encoding single-stranded DNA-binding protein — MMNQVILVGRLTKVPELRITQEGTSVTSVTVAVNRQFRNQQGEINADFVQCTLWKKIAENTAQYCRKGSLVGITGRIQTRNYENKEGKRVYVTEVVAETIKFLDSRRQSEPADLQMEPIQVAVGKEG; from the coding sequence ATGATGAATCAAGTGATATTAGTGGGAAGGCTGACAAAAGTCCCGGAATTGCGAATTACGCAAGAAGGGACATCTGTAACGAGTGTAACCGTCGCAGTGAATCGGCAATTTCGCAATCAACAAGGAGAAATCAACGCCGATTTTGTGCAATGTACGTTATGGAAAAAAATAGCCGAGAACACGGCCCAATATTGCCGGAAAGGCTCATTGGTGGGAATTACCGGCAGGATTCAAACCCGAAATTATGAAAATAAAGAGGGAAAACGTGTGTATGTAACAGAAGTCGTAGCGGAAACCATCAAATTCCTTGATAGCCGACGGCAAAGTGAACCTGCAGATCTCCAAATGGAACCAATCCAAGTAGCCGTTGGGAAGGAGGGATAA
- a CDS encoding YwpF family protein: MKTFKLISLHVVEDDGLKDIHLLEGLVINKENDTRTWLLEAYVSTDYLEYFSNLLKRSDQTTLRIIISRRENDPAFFFSRSLKINKLSDDKMSLLFSGSVKNSNTYAELLLRHLIEKGLTGEKLLQEFRVKMITKPTITPVQK, encoded by the coding sequence ATGAAGACCTTTAAGTTAATCTCGTTGCATGTTGTAGAGGACGATGGATTAAAGGATATTCATCTGTTAGAGGGCCTTGTAATTAACAAGGAAAATGACACGCGCACTTGGTTACTAGAAGCTTATGTATCAACCGACTACCTCGAATATTTTAGCAATTTATTGAAAAGGAGCGATCAAACGACCCTCCGGATTATCATTTCACGTCGGGAAAATGACCCTGCTTTTTTCTTCAGTCGATCTCTTAAAATTAATAAGCTCAGCGATGATAAAATGAGCTTGCTGTTTTCCGGCTCTGTGAAAAACTCAAATACATACGCAGAGCTGTTATTAAGGCATTTGATTGAAAAAGGATTGACAGGTGAGAAGCTGCTTCAAGAGTTCAGAGTAAAGATGATCACGAAGCCAACAATTACACCCGTTCAAAAATGA
- the fabZ gene encoding 3-hydroxyacyl-ACP dehydratase FabZ produces MLDITQIKEIIPHRYPFLLVDRILEVEEGKKAVGIKNVSANEEFFNGHFPEYPVMPGVLIVEALAQVGAVAMLMKEENRGRLAFFAGIDNCRFKRQVVPGDVLRLEVEMVRLRSTFGKGKAIATVDGELVCETEIMFALSDKKE; encoded by the coding sequence ATGTTAGATATTACGCAGATTAAGGAAATTATTCCACATCGTTATCCGTTTTTGTTGGTTGATCGAATTTTGGAAGTTGAGGAAGGGAAAAAGGCGGTCGGCATTAAAAATGTTTCTGCAAATGAAGAATTTTTTAACGGCCATTTTCCTGAATATCCAGTTATGCCGGGGGTGTTAATTGTTGAAGCCCTTGCCCAAGTCGGTGCTGTAGCGATGTTAATGAAAGAAGAAAATCGTGGCCGTCTTGCTTTTTTTGCAGGAATTGATAATTGCCGTTTTAAACGCCAAGTCGTTCCTGGAGATGTATTACGCTTGGAAGTAGAAATGGTTCGCCTGCGCAGCACGTTTGGAAAAGGGAAAGCAATTGCAACGGTTGACGGTGAATTAGTCTGTGAAACCGAAATTATGTTTGCGCTTAGCGATAAAAAAGAATAA
- a CDS encoding DNA-directed RNA polymerase subunit beta, translated as MAMNENSREALRLQKEEEQQPEKQDKIRLRLIPIWLRVLIVFVLILFSIMAGAAVGYGVLGDGNALDVFNRSTWTHLLDLVEKK; from the coding sequence ATGGCAATGAATGAAAATAGTCGCGAGGCTTTAAGACTTCAAAAAGAAGAAGAACAACAACCGGAAAAACAGGATAAAATCAGATTGCGTCTTATTCCAATCTGGCTTCGAGTTCTGATTGTTTTCGTACTCATTCTATTCAGTATAATGGCAGGAGCCGCAGTAGGGTATGGGGTACTTGGAGATGGAAATGCGCTCGACGTTTTTAACCGCTCAACATGGACTCATTTGCTCGACTTGGTTGAGAAAAAATAA
- a CDS encoding flagellar hook-basal body protein translates to MMITAPNTLSQLQKQMDVIGHNVANVRTNGYKARTTTFTDLLFQQFETGSEAAREVGRLSPNGVRQGVGAKVAQAQVVMTQGSLENTGRALDLALTKEGQFFRVSVQHEAGREIQYTRDGAFYLTTTSENEVMMVTSSGHPILDENNELIVINGQAKEYRVDESGTINVHLENDDQQVFQLGVSQVEKPQFLELKGNNLLGVPTNMGELNVGIEEIVTDLTDDQVSLKQGALEKSNVDAAKEMTDLIGAQRLYQFQARSINMADQMMGLINGIR, encoded by the coding sequence ATGATGATTACGGCACCGAATACGTTAAGTCAATTGCAGAAGCAGATGGATGTGATTGGTCATAATGTCGCGAATGTGAGGACGAACGGATATAAAGCGCGAACGACGACGTTTACGGATTTGCTTTTTCAGCAATTTGAAACTGGATCAGAGGCGGCCCGGGAAGTTGGAAGATTATCACCGAATGGAGTCCGTCAAGGGGTAGGTGCTAAGGTAGCGCAAGCTCAAGTGGTCATGACGCAAGGGAGCCTTGAAAATACAGGTCGGGCGCTTGATCTTGCTTTGACAAAAGAGGGGCAGTTCTTTCGAGTTTCTGTGCAACATGAGGCAGGTCGTGAGATTCAATACACAAGAGATGGTGCTTTTTACTTAACCACTACTTCTGAAAATGAAGTCATGATGGTCACAAGCAGCGGGCATCCTATTTTAGACGAAAATAATGAGCTAATTGTCATAAATGGACAAGCTAAAGAATACAGGGTTGACGAAAGCGGCACGATCAACGTACACTTGGAAAATGACGATCAGCAAGTCTTCCAATTAGGCGTCAGCCAAGTAGAGAAACCACAATTTTTAGAGCTAAAGGGAAATAACTTATTGGGAGTTCCAACGAACATGGGAGAATTAAACGTAGGAATCGAGGAGATCGTAACTGATTTAACCGATGATCAAGTCTCACTGAAGCAAGGGGCATTGGAGAAATCAAATGTGGATGCAGCAAAAGAAATGACCGATTTAATCGGGGCCCAGCGCCTTTATCAATTTCAGGCACGTTCCATTAACATGGCTGATCAAATGATGGGACTCATCAATGGAATTCGCTAA
- a CDS encoding flagellar hook-basal body protein, translating to MLRGFYAAASGMLTQQRKTEMLANNMANANTPGFKADQSAFRAFPEMLLNRMEQQDGLTPATSRTIGSLNTGVYMQEAMPNFLQCDLKETSLKTDMALLDVSLPINPETDIKGAVFFTIEGPGGEPRYTRNGNFALDGTGYLTTASGGYVLDRLGNRIVLENDHFTVNEEGRILVDGVEAARLGIAYSDQPLTMAKEGDGLFRSNSVLVDADNVDGVNFKIQQGFLEQSNVDTAQTMTEMLTAYRTFEANQKVLQAYDISLQKTVNEVGKIG from the coding sequence ATGTTACGTGGTTTTTATGCGGCGGCATCTGGAATGTTAACTCAGCAACGGAAAACGGAAATGTTGGCCAATAATATGGCAAATGCAAATACGCCTGGCTTTAAAGCGGATCAGTCGGCGTTCCGGGCTTTTCCGGAAATGCTGTTAAACAGAATGGAGCAACAGGACGGCCTCACACCAGCAACATCACGGACGATTGGTTCCCTGAATACAGGCGTCTATATGCAAGAAGCGATGCCGAATTTCCTTCAATGCGATTTAAAAGAGACGAGCTTGAAGACAGACATGGCGTTATTGGATGTGAGTCTTCCGATAAATCCTGAAACCGACATAAAAGGAGCGGTCTTTTTTACAATTGAAGGGCCAGGTGGAGAACCACGCTATACGAGGAATGGAAATTTTGCACTAGATGGTACAGGGTATTTAACGACAGCTAGTGGTGGATATGTATTGGACCGATTAGGGAATCGGATAGTGCTAGAAAATGACCATTTTACGGTAAACGAAGAAGGCCGAATTCTTGTCGATGGAGTGGAGGCCGCCAGACTCGGCATTGCCTATAGTGATCAGCCGCTTACGATGGCAAAAGAAGGGGATGGGCTGTTCCGTTCAAATTCTGTGCTTGTGGATGCTGATAATGTGGACGGAGTAAATTTTAAAATACAGCAAGGATTTTTGGAACAGTCTAATGTTGACACAGCTCAAACGATGACCGAGATGTTGACGGCTTATCGTACATTCGAGGCAAACCAGAAAGTTTTACAAGCCTATGACATCAGCTTACAAAAAACGGTCAATGAAGTTGGAAAAATCGGTTAA
- a CDS encoding rod shape-determining protein — protein MFARDIGIDLGTANVLIHVKGRGIVLNEPSVVAIDKNSNRVLAVGEEARRMVGRTPGNIVAIRPLKDGVIADFDITEAMLKYFINKLNVKGFLSKPRILICCPTNITSVEQKAIKEAAEKSGGKKIFLEEEPKVAAIGAGMDIFQPSGNMVVDIGGGTTDVAVLSMGDIVTSASIKMAGDKFDSEILNYIKKEYKLLIGERTAENIKITIGTVEPQLKKEEMEIRGRDMVTGLPRTITINSDEIANALRESVAVIVQAAKSVLERTPPELSADIIDRGVILTGGGALLHGIDMLLAEELKVPVLVAENPMDCVAIGTGLMLDNIDRLTRRKIV, from the coding sequence ATGTTCGCAAGGGATATAGGTATAGACTTAGGAACGGCAAACGTCTTAATACATGTAAAAGGCCGTGGAATTGTATTAAATGAGCCTTCCGTTGTGGCGATTGATAAAAACTCCAATCGAGTGTTAGCGGTTGGGGAAGAGGCTCGCCGCATGGTGGGAAGAACGCCAGGAAATATCGTAGCGATCCGCCCATTAAAGGATGGAGTCATCGCTGATTTTGATATAACGGAAGCGATGTTAAAGTATTTCATTAATAAACTAAATGTAAAGGGCTTTTTATCGAAGCCACGAATTTTGATCTGCTGTCCAACGAATATTACAAGCGTTGAGCAAAAGGCGATTAAAGAAGCGGCTGAAAAAAGCGGCGGCAAAAAAATCTTTTTAGAAGAAGAACCAAAGGTAGCTGCGATTGGAGCAGGAATGGATATTTTCCAACCAAGCGGAAATATGGTCGTCGACATTGGTGGTGGAACAACCGATGTGGCCGTTCTATCGATGGGGGACATCGTTACCTCAGCTTCAATTAAAATGGCCGGTGACAAGTTTGACTCAGAAATTCTCAATTATATTAAAAAGGAATACAAGCTTTTAATCGGAGAGAGAACGGCTGAAAATATTAAAATTACCATTGGTACGGTTGAGCCGCAATTGAAAAAAGAAGAGATGGAAATTAGAGGTCGTGATATGGTAACTGGACTTCCACGGACGATTACCATTAACTCGGATGAAATTGCTAATGCTCTTCGTGAATCGGTCGCTGTCATCGTACAAGCGGCAAAAAGCGTACTGGAACGAACTCCACCCGAACTTTCTGCGGACATTATTGACCGTGGCGTGATTTTAACCGGTGGTGGCGCCTTATTGCACGGAATCGACATGCTTCTCGCTGAAGAACTAAAGGTACCTGTTTTAGTAGCTGAAAACCCAATGGATTGTGTGGCGATCGGAACAGGTCTCATGCTCGATAATATTGACAGACTCACAAGAAGAAAAATCGTATAA
- the spoIIID gene encoding sporulation transcriptional regulator SpoIIID — MHDYIKERTIKIGKYIVETRKTVRVIAKEFGVSKSTVHKDLTERLPEINPELANEVKEILDYHKSIRHLRGGEATKLKYKKEEFEEEPIRR; from the coding sequence GTGCACGATTACATCAAAGAGAGGACTATCAAGATTGGAAAGTATATCGTGGAGACGAGAAAAACAGTTCGCGTGATTGCGAAGGAGTTTGGCGTATCCAAAAGTACAGTCCATAAGGATTTAACAGAAAGACTACCTGAAATTAATCCTGAACTAGCAAATGAAGTGAAAGAAATATTAGATTATCATAAATCCATCCGCCACTTAAGAGGTGGCGAGGCAACCAAATTGAAGTATAAGAAGGAAGAATTTGAAGAGGAACCAATTCGAAGATAA